Proteins co-encoded in one Acidimicrobiales bacterium genomic window:
- a CDS encoding helix-turn-helix domain-containing protein encodes DTVEDLVKLDAAVGSRDPALGLGAVAALRQLVEELEELHVDNARAQGWSWQAIAEALGVTRQSVHKKHHVRRGRRGR; translated from the coding sequence GACACCGTGGAGGATCTGGTCAAGCTCGACGCGGCGGTGGGCAGCCGTGACCCGGCTCTTGGCCTGGGTGCGGTGGCCGCTTTGCGCCAGCTCGTCGAGGAGCTGGAGGAGCTCCACGTGGACAACGCCCGAGCACAAGGCTGGTCCTGGCAGGCCATCGCCGAGGCCCTGGGAGTGACCCGCCAATCGGTCCACAAGAAACACCATGTTCGGCGAGGACGCCGCGGGAGGTGA